From Primulina tabacum isolate GXHZ01 chromosome 2, ASM2559414v2, whole genome shotgun sequence, one genomic window encodes:
- the LOC142537233 gene encoding bidirectional sugar transporter NEC1-like has translation MAVVSADHLACAFGILGNVVSFLVYLAPIWTFYRIKKKKSTEGFQSIPYAVALFSAMLYLYYAFLKKHAIILITINSVGCVFELSYLTIFMIYATKESKIFTTKLLLLFNTMVFGLIIACTHMFYHGQHRVEIVGWICAAFSVSVFAAPLGIMRQVIRTKSVEFMPFSLSFFLTLCAVMWFFYGLLIKDYYIAAPNILGFTFGITQMILYMVYKNPKQHILPHEPKLQDLNITMEFKQLDQLQQDSKSESDVQELEIVVIDYYEQVPGIIVVQSKESNAII, from the exons CTGGACGTTTTACAGaataaagaagaagaaatcgacGGAGGGATTCCAATCAATCCCTTATGCAGTGGCATTATTCAGTGCCATGCTGTATTTATACTATGCATTTCTCAAGAAACATGCGATCATTCTCATCACCATAAACAGTGTCGGATGCGTTTTCGAACTTTCGTATCTCACGATCTTCATGATATATGCAACAAAGGAATCCAAA ATTTTCACCACAAAACTTCTCCTTCTGTTCAATACAATGGTATTTGGATTGATCATTGCATGCACACATATGTTTTATCATGGTCAACATAGAGTGGAGATTGTTGGTTGGATCTGTGCTGCCTTCTCTGTTAGTGTTTTTGCTGCTCCTCTTGGCATCATG aGACAAGTTATAAGAACAAAAAGCGTGGAGTTCATGCCATTTTCGCTCTCTTTTTTCCTCACGCTATGTGCCGTGATGTGGTTCTTTTATGGTCTTTTAATCAAGGATTACTACATTGCC GCACCAAACATTTTAGGGTTTACATTTGGAATCACTCAGATGATTTTGTACATGGTGTACAAGAATCCAAAACAGCATATTTTACCTCACGAGCCTAAGCTTCAAGATTTAAACATAACCATGGAATTTAAACAGCTTGATCAACTTCAACAGGATTCGAAATCCGAATCCGACGTTCAAGAACTCGAGATCGTTGTTATTGATTATTATGAACAAGTCCCTGGGATAATTGTAGTCCAATCTAAAGAATCCAATGCCATAATATAA
- the LOC142537232 gene encoding putative indole-3-pyruvate monooxygenase YUCCA10, with product MPIPKAYSAYLSKAEFIQYLNDYASHFGILPILHHAVEAAAYDEVAGKWKVKARDCGMGSAEVKEYRSRFLVVATGESCDASWPEIEGLRSFNGEVLHSTQYKNGKKFKDKSVLVVGSGNSGMEISLDLANSGATTSIVVRSPIHILSRTMTHVGLVLLKYLSLNRIDSILTVMSKLVYGDLSKFGIQRPKEGPFVMKNKYGKYPVIDVGTCRKIKQGEIQVLPGIKSIGGKSVLFENGNEYSFDAIVFATGFKRSTKYWLKGDGYLLNDDGLPVRSYPDHWKGKNGLYCSGLGRNTIYGAGIDAQKIATDVKTLW from the exons ATGCCCATCCCCAAAGCTTACTCCGCCTACTTATCAAAAGCGGAGTTCATACAGTACTTGAACGACTACGCTTCGCATTTCGGGATCCTCCCCATTCTCCACCATGCGGTGGAAGCGGCGGCGTACGATGAAGTTGCGGGAAAGTGGAAAGTGAAGGCCAGAGATTGTGGCATGGGGTCCGCTGAAGTAAAGGAGTACAGGTCCAGGTTTCTTGTTGTGGCCACTGGTGAATCCTGCGACGCTTCCTGGCCTGAGATCGAGGGTTTGCGGAGCTTTAATGGTGAGGTTTTGCATTCGACGCAGTATAAGAACGGGAAGAAGTTTAAGGATAAAAGTGTCTTGGTTGTGGGGAGTGGAAACTCTGGCATGGAGATTTCCTTGGATCTTGCTAACTCTGGAGCGACAACCTCCATCGTTGTCCGAAGCCCG ATTCATATACTATCAAGAACAATGACGCATGTGGGTTTggtattattgaaatatttaagTTTGAATCGGATTGATTCCATATTAACTGTGATGAGCAAGCTTGTATACGGAGATTTGAGCAAGTTTGGTATCCAAAGACCAAAAGAGGGGCCATTTGTTATGAAAAATAAGTATGGAAAATACCCCGTTATCGACGTCGGAACCTGTCGAAAAATCAAGCAAGGGGAGATTCAG GTGTTGCCAGGGATAAAGAGCATTGGAGGCAAAAGTGTGTTATTTGAGAATGGGAATGAATATTCCTTCGATGCTATTGTGTTTGCCACGGGATTCAAAAGATCAACAAAATACTGGCTCAAG GGAGATGGTTATCTTTTAAATGATGATGGGCTTCCAGTGCGGAGTTACCCTGATCATTGGAAAGGTAAAAATGGGCTTTATTGTTCTGGTCTGGGCCGCAACACTATTTACGGAGCTGGTATCGATGCTCAGAAGATAGCCACTGATGTCAAGACCCTGTGGTGA
- the LOC142523563 gene encoding uncharacterized protein LOC142523563, producing MKKGGGNSERSEGRSRKFGGHESIKNQKMKKNMQRLGGNGGGLSLESFANAKTRSGSYNPSLIKKQREFYKNAKHLRKFKKSLKQLEQENVPSTTIRPFEGGKEAEEGDNVNRQKKKNTRCAQSLQQLYEQKRGEDEKARAERDAVIQVRKQEIQQVEARRRALKEKMYKKTKSGQPVMKYRIEHLLETIQGSTS from the exons ATGAAGAAAGGTGGAGGTAATTCGGAGCGCAGTGAAGGTAGAAGCAGGAAATTTGGGGGTCATGAGTCGATAAAAAACcagaagatgaagaagaatATGCAGAGATTGGGTGGCAATGGGGGCGGTCTGTCGTTGGAATCATTTGCGAATGCTAAAACTAGAAGCGGCAGCTACAATCCTTCCTTGATCA AAAAACAAAGAGAATTCTATAAGAATGCTAAACACTTGAGAAAATTCAAGAAGTCCTTAAAGCAGCTAGAGCAGGAGAATGTTCCTTCCACCACCATAAGACCATTTGAG GGAGGAAAGGAAGCCGAGGAAGGTGATAATGTTAACCGGCAGAAGAAGAAAAACACTCGTTGTGCACAAAGTCTTCAACAACTGTATGAACAGAAGCGTGGGGAGGACGAGAAAGCCAGGGCAGAGCGGGATGCAGTGATTCAGGTAAGGAAGCAAGAGATACAGCAAGTTGAAGCACGAAGAAGAGCTCTAAAGGAGAAAATGTATAAGAAAACGAAGTCAGGCCAACCCGTGATGAAATATCGAATCGAgcatcttctggaaacaattcAAGGTTCCACAAGCTAG
- the LOC142523547 gene encoding protein TRANSPORT INHIBITOR RESPONSE 1-like, translated as MAYSFPEEVLEHVFSFLNTDRDRNAVSLVCKSWYDIERWCRSRIFLGNCYAVSPEVVIRRFPEVKALEMKGKPHFADFNLVPDGWGAYFYPWVAAMSVAYPLLEEIKLKRMVVTDECLELISKSFKNFKVLVLSSCEGFSTEGLASIAASCRNLRELDLRESEVEDLSGLWLSQFPKNYTSLVSLNMSCLHSEVNFSTLEHLVERSPNLRTLRLNRAVPLEKLPNLLRRAPQLVELGTGIYSAEIRSDVFCNMREVFSACKNIKGLSGFWDVAPAYLPAIYSTCAGITSLNLSYATIQSSDLLKLVSHCRNLQRLWVLDYIEDCGLEALASSCKDLQELRVFPSDPFGGEPNVSLTEQGLVFVSEGCPKLQSVLYFCRQMSNAALVSIARNCPKMIRFRLCIIEPRAPDYLTHEPLDTGFGAIVGRCKELRRLSLSGLLTDRVFEYIGTHAKKLEMLSIAFAGDSDLGLHHILSGCDSLRKLEIRDCPFGDNALLANASKLETMRSLWMSSCLVSFGACKLLGQKMSKLNVEVIDERGPPDSRPETCPVEKLYIYRTVTGQRFDMPGFIWTMKEDSKF; from the exons ATGGCGTACTCTTTCCCGGAGGAGGTCCTGGAGCACGTCTTCTCGTTCCTAAACACCGACAGAGATCGGAACGCGGTTTCGCTGGTGTGCAAGTCTTGGTACGATATCGAGCGGTGGTGCCGCAGCCGTATCTTCTTAGGGAATTGCTACGCCGTCTCGCCGGAGGTTGTGATCCGGAGGTTTCCGGAGGTGAAAGCTCTGGAGATGAAGGGGAAGCCGCATTTTGCGGATTTCAACCTCGTCCCGGACGGTTGGGGTGCGTACTTCTATCCGTGGGTGGCGGCGATGTCCGTGGCTTACCCGTTACTCGAGGAGATCAAGCTGAAGCGTATGGTAGTGACGGATGAGTGTTTGGAGCTGATCTCCAAATCGTTTAAGAATTTCAAAGTCTTGGTGCTCTCGTCGTGTGAGGGGTTTTCGACCGAAGGTCTCGCTTCGATTGCAGCTAGTTGCAG GAATCTCAGAGAACTTGACTTGAGGGAAAGCGAAGTAGAGGACCTGAGTGGGCTTTGGCTTAGTCAGTTTCCAAAAAACTACACCTCATTGGTGTCTCTTAACATGTCTTGCTTGCATTCTGAGGTGAATTTCTCGACCTTGGAGCATTTGGTTGAACGGTCTCCTAATCTAAGGACACTACGGCTGAATCGTGCTGTACCCCTTGAGAAGCTTCCTAATCTACTTCGCCGTGCACCTCAGTTGGTTGAATTGGGCACTGGCATCTATTCAGCTGAAATACGCTCTGATGTCTTTTGTAACATGCGAGAAGTATTCTCTGCATGTAAGAATATTAAAGGCTTGTCTGGTTTTTGGGATGTGGCACCAGCTTATCTTCCAGCTATATATTCTACCTGCGCAGGAATAACATCTCTGAATTTAAGCTATGCAACAATTCAAAGTTCTGATCTTCTCAAGCTTGTTAGCCATTGTCGAAATTTACAGCGTCTATGG GTTCTGGATTACATTGAAGACTGTGGTCTCGAAGCCCTTGCTTCATCTTGCAAGGATTTGCAGGAACTTCGGGTGTTCCCTTCAGACCCTTTTGGGGGAGAACCTAATGTTTCTTTGACAGAACAGGGGCTCGTCTTTGTCTCAGAGGGCTGCCCAAAGCTTCAATCTGTTCTTTACTTCTGTCGCCAGATGTCTAATGCTGCATTAGTTTCTATAGCAAGAAATTGTCCCAAGATGATACGCTTCCGATTGTGCATAATTGAGCCCCGAGCTCCCGATTACTTAACCCACGAACCCCTTGATACTGGTTTTGGAGCCATAGTGGGGAGATGTAAGGAATTGCGACGCCTATCCCTGTCGGGCCTCCTTACGGATCGAGTTTTTGAATATATTGGAACCCATGCCAAGAAATTAGAGATGCTTTCTATAGCTTTTGCTGGGGATAGTGACTTGGGCCTCCATCATATATTATCAGGGTGCGACAGCCTCCGGAAACTGGAGATTCGAGACTGTCCGTTTGGGGACAATGCACTTTTGGCTAATGCCTCCAAGCTGGAGACAATGCGATCCCTTTGGATGTCTTCTTGCTTGGTAAGTTTTGGAGCATGCAAACTTCTCGGTCAAAAGATGTCGAAGCTCAATGTTGAAGTTATAGATGAAAGAGGTCCCCCTGATTCAAGGCCCGAAACCTGCCCTGTCGAAAAACTTTACATATACCGGACTGTTACTGGACAAAGATTCGACATGCCTGGTTTTATTTGGACGATGAAGGAAGATTCAAAGTTTTAA